In the Chryseobacterium sp. MYb264 genome, one interval contains:
- a CDS encoding flotillin family protein, translated as MNIPLIVGIIVVVIASVGLIFWVLSMYKKTVQGIVMLRTGYGGTKVFFNAGIVIPVIHRMESMDISVKKLEISREGRAGLICKDNMRADIQVAFFIRVNKSVDDIVNVGQTIGCQRASDTNTLRELFEAKFSEALKTVGKKFDFTELYEARSEFRQEILDIIGTDLNGYVLDDCAIDYLEQTSIDKLDKDNILDSEGIKKITELTATQNIKANQVRRDEEKTITKQNVEAREAILELEKQLAEKEESQKREVANIRARENAEILKVEEEERLKYESVRIATEEKLQIAEENKLRQVVIAAKNKERADLVETERVLKDKALEATERERIVSLAQIEKDKAIELEKKTIQDAIRERLTMEKTVVEEQQGIKDLEAFKTAERTKQVEITLATQEAEKKLIQETKAAESRKLAAEKDAQKYVIEAQAKRDAAEKEAEARKIIADAKAKEEATVGLSEAQVMQAKADVAERQGIVEAIVIEKKADAIKKEGIAQAEVIKEKALAEAAGITEKAEAMKKLNDAGKEHEEFRLTLAKEKEVELAQISIQKEIADAQALVLAEAFKSANIDIVGGDNTFFDNVIRQVSAGKGIDKFISHSENAQLLRDNLLDGNENIISKVMGMVNKYNISSEDIKNMSVASLIFKLNGVADQNEKGILHRALDMAKHLGVDQKPLQ; from the coding sequence ATGAACATACCTTTAATCGTTGGAATCATTGTCGTTGTTATAGCTTCTGTCGGACTCATCTTTTGGGTGCTGTCCATGTACAAGAAGACTGTTCAGGGAATTGTAATGCTCAGAACAGGTTACGGAGGAACAAAAGTATTTTTTAATGCCGGAATTGTAATTCCTGTTATCCACCGTATGGAATCTATGGATATTTCAGTCAAAAAGCTTGAAATTTCCAGAGAAGGAAGAGCCGGATTGATTTGTAAAGATAATATGAGAGCCGATATTCAGGTGGCTTTCTTTATCAGAGTAAATAAATCGGTGGATGATATTGTGAATGTAGGTCAAACAATCGGTTGCCAAAGAGCATCAGACACGAATACTTTACGCGAACTTTTTGAAGCTAAATTTTCAGAAGCTTTAAAAACGGTTGGTAAAAAGTTTGATTTTACTGAATTATATGAAGCAAGAAGCGAATTTCGTCAGGAAATTTTAGATATTATCGGAACAGATCTGAATGGTTATGTACTAGATGATTGTGCAATTGACTATCTTGAACAGACTTCTATTGATAAATTAGATAAAGATAATATCTTAGATTCTGAAGGGATCAAAAAGATTACGGAATTAACAGCCACTCAGAATATTAAAGCCAACCAGGTTCGCAGAGACGAGGAAAAAACAATCACCAAACAGAACGTGGAAGCCCGTGAAGCAATCCTTGAACTGGAAAAGCAATTGGCTGAAAAAGAAGAGTCTCAAAAAAGAGAGGTTGCCAATATCAGAGCCCGCGAAAATGCAGAGATCCTGAAAGTGGAAGAGGAAGAACGTCTGAAATACGAATCCGTAAGAATTGCCACCGAAGAAAAATTGCAGATTGCAGAAGAGAATAAATTACGTCAGGTGGTTATCGCTGCTAAAAATAAAGAACGTGCCGATCTTGTAGAAACTGAAAGAGTGCTGAAAGATAAAGCACTTGAAGCAACAGAAAGAGAAAGAATCGTTTCCTTAGCGCAAATTGAAAAAGATAAAGCGATTGAACTTGAAAAGAAAACTATTCAGGATGCGATTCGTGAGAGATTGACCATGGAAAAAACGGTTGTGGAAGAGCAGCAGGGTATCAAAGATCTTGAAGCATTCAAAACCGCAGAAAGAACGAAACAGGTAGAAATTACCCTGGCGACTCAGGAAGCAGAGAAAAAATTAATTCAGGAAACAAAAGCCGCGGAATCCCGCAAATTGGCAGCCGAGAAAGATGCTCAGAAATATGTTATTGAGGCTCAGGCAAAAAGAGATGCCGCTGAAAAAGAAGCAGAAGCCCGTAAGATCATTGCAGATGCGAAAGCGAAAGAAGAGGCAACGGTAGGTTTATCCGAAGCTCAGGTAATGCAGGCGAAAGCAGATGTTGCCGAAAGACAGGGAATTGTGGAAGCGATTGTTATTGAGAAAAAGGCAGATGCTATTAAGAAGGAAGGTATTGCTCAGGCTGAAGTCATCAAAGAAAAAGCATTGGCAGAAGCAGCTGGAATCACCGAGAAAGCCGAAGCAATGAAAAAGCTGAACGATGCAGGAAAAGAGCACGAAGAATTCCGTTTGACATTGGCGAAAGAAAAAGAAGTGGAATTGGCACAGATCTCTATCCAGAAAGAGATTGCAGATGCTCAGGCGTTGGTATTGGCAGAAGCATTCAAATCTGCAAATATCGACATCGTAGGAGGGGACAACACATTCTTTGATAATGTAATCCGTCAGGTTTCTGCAGGAAAAGGAATTGATAAATTCATCAGTCACAGTGAAAATGCCCAGTTGCTGAGAGATAACCTGCTGGATGGCAATGAAAATATCATCAGTAAAGTAATGGGAATGGTGAATAAATACAATATTTCATCAGAAGATATTAAAAATATGAGTGTTGCTTCATTGATATTTAAATTGAATGGCGTTGCAGATCAGAATGAAAAAGGAATTCTGCATAGAGCTTTAGATATGGCTAAACATTTAGGAGTAGACCAGAAGCCATTGCAATAA
- a CDS encoding PspA/IM30 family protein, with protein sequence MNIFKRLVNIGKAELHSVIDDFEDPIKLTEQGIREMKEQLAEKIEALAQLKALSIRKKNEAETEELSAKEYYKKAVLLVQKAEKGEVDGAEADRLAKEALKKQAAAQENVASLKEESEKLHGDCDKMQGNIDYLKASISKWETELKTLNARVQVSEATRDINQKMTQIDSGGTVSMLEKLKERVIQQEAEAEAYLEISKAGKSVDEEIDALVKNDDTEAGDALQKLKESLKKG encoded by the coding sequence ATGAACATTTTCAAAAGATTAGTAAACATAGGAAAAGCAGAGCTTCATTCTGTGATTGATGATTTCGAAGACCCTATAAAATTAACGGAGCAGGGAATCAGAGAGATGAAAGAACAGCTTGCCGAAAAAATTGAGGCATTAGCACAGTTGAAAGCACTTTCTATCCGTAAAAAAAATGAAGCGGAAACTGAAGAACTGTCAGCAAAGGAATATTATAAAAAAGCTGTGCTGCTTGTTCAGAAAGCAGAAAAAGGAGAGGTAGATGGTGCAGAAGCAGATCGTCTGGCAAAAGAAGCATTAAAAAAACAGGCTGCGGCACAGGAAAATGTGGCTTCTTTAAAAGAAGAATCTGAAAAACTTCACGGGGATTGTGATAAAATGCAGGGAAATATCGATTATCTGAAAGCGAGTATTTCTAAATGGGAAACAGAGCTTAAAACATTAAATGCCAGAGTTCAGGTCAGTGAAGCGACCCGTGATATCAATCAGAAAATGACTCAGATAGACTCAGGCGGAACAGTAAGTATGCTTGAGAAGCTGAAAGAGAGAGTAATACAACAGGAAGCGGAGGCTGAAGCTTACCTGGAGATTTCCAAAGCAGGAAAATCAGTAGATGAAGAAATTGATGCTTTGGTGAAGAATGACGATACAGAAGCAGGAGATGCTTTACAAAAACTAAAAGAATCACTTAAAAAAGGCTAA
- a CDS encoding YbjN domain-containing protein, with product MRNQIFRTVKEWLLDSGFNIILDDENRRILIIEKEAHGIKNMILIVSDSILIMEQFLFEVKNPTEKIYKTLLQKNRDIVHGAFVLDNTGRRVIFRDTLPTDNMAQNEVMASINSLGILVGEFTNEMIEMSK from the coding sequence ATGAGAAATCAAATATTTAGAACAGTTAAAGAGTGGCTGCTGGACAGCGGTTTTAATATAATACTGGATGATGAAAACCGAAGAATTCTTATCATAGAAAAAGAAGCCCACGGAATCAAGAATATGATCCTTATCGTTTCAGATTCTATTCTGATTATGGAGCAGTTTCTTTTCGAGGTCAAAAATCCGACAGAGAAAATATACAAAACTCTTCTTCAGAAAAACAGAGATATTGTACACGGCGCTTTCGTTTTAGACAATACCGGAAGGCGGGTGATTTTCAGAGATACGTTACCGACTGATAATATGGCACAAAACGAGGTCATGGCCTCCATCAACTCTTTGGGAATTCTTGTCGGTGAATTTACCAATGAAATGATCGAAATGAGTAAGTAA
- a CDS encoding helix-turn-helix domain-containing protein yields the protein MSFFGTNIKKIRQVRGLSQKAFADLFELNRGVISSYEEGRAEPKIETLLKVADYFNLDLHNLLTEILQVNQLASGSDIDHLMFSTDHALPPVLSDHPNAAVLQKILANIDLVYEFSENTSLLPTYQPGDLVFLNKVNLNQSSSPGVIAHIEGNLKYYPDLNEKEKQQADFYKIAGYISCNKEKNILTDILERLERLERRTI from the coding sequence ATGAGCTTTTTCGGGACTAATATAAAGAAGATAAGACAGGTAAGAGGGCTTAGCCAGAAAGCATTTGCAGACCTATTCGAGCTTAACAGAGGGGTTATCAGCTCTTATGAAGAAGGGCGTGCGGAACCCAAAATTGAAACCTTATTAAAAGTTGCAGATTATTTCAATTTAGATTTACATAATTTATTAACAGAAATTTTACAGGTTAATCAATTAGCAAGCGGATCTGATATCGATCACCTAATGTTTTCAACAGATCATGCTTTACCTCCCGTTTTATCGGATCATCCTAACGCTGCAGTATTGCAAAAAATATTAGCAAATATAGATTTAGTGTATGAATTTTCAGAAAACACCAGCCTACTACCCACTTACCAACCAGGAGATCTCGTGTTTTTAAACAAAGTTAACCTCAATCAAAGTAGTTCTCCAGGCGTCATTGCCCATATTGAAGGAAATCTCAAATATTACCCTGACCTTAATGAAAAAGAAAAACAACAAGCGGATTTTTATAAAATAGCAGGTTATATTTCCTGTAATAAAGAGAAAAATATCCTCACTGACATTCTGGAGAGACTGGAAAGACTGGAGCGGCGGACGATTTAA
- a CDS encoding inorganic pyrophosphatase: MIPNFKAHPWHGISAGEDAPNVVNVFVEIVPSDTIKYEVDKETGFLMVDRPQKFSNIIPALYGFVPRTYCDAAVMNLAIERGATDVTMGDHDPLDICVLSSHNIHSGGLLMKAIPIGGFKMIDDGEADDKIVAVMIGDHAFGHFRDISELPEAEVKRLMHYFLTYKNLPDEPAKCRIQEVYGAEHARKVIQASQEDYSSKYGG; this comes from the coding sequence ATGATTCCAAATTTTAAAGCACATCCGTGGCACGGAATTTCTGCAGGAGAAGATGCGCCAAATGTTGTAAACGTATTCGTGGAAATCGTTCCTTCAGATACGATTAAATATGAAGTAGATAAAGAAACAGGATTTTTGATGGTTGACAGACCTCAGAAATTTTCCAATATCATTCCCGCATTGTATGGTTTCGTACCAAGAACCTACTGTGACGCTGCGGTAATGAATTTAGCGATCGAAAGAGGGGCTACCGACGTTACCATGGGAGATCATGATCCGCTTGATATCTGCGTTCTCAGTTCACATAACATTCATTCAGGAGGTTTGTTAATGAAGGCTATTCCGATTGGTGGATTTAAAATGATTGATGATGGTGAGGCAGATGACAAAATTGTAGCGGTTATGATTGGTGACCACGCATTCGGACATTTCAGAGATATCTCAGAATTGCCTGAAGCTGAAGTGAAACGATTAATGCATTATTTCCTTACTTACAAAAACCTTCCGGACGAACCAGCAAAATGCAGAATTCAGGAGGTATACGGAGCTGAGCATGCCAGAAAAGTAATTCAGGCTTCTCAGGAGGATTACTCAAGCAAATACGGAGGCTAA
- a CDS encoding DUF7935 family protein has product MASFSGYLPYAFALIIAIPFLVLLRQFVHSYITLKNQEIKLLSVKSNSENKAQAYERMTLFMERIKPSNLVQRFDKGLAVHEFIFLTEKTINDEFEYNSSQQLYLTKNSWQNIVDAKLAVIDLLHKTYEGLSGTTSLEEFKTVFIVNYMNSDDYMASTMENLRKEILIIA; this is encoded by the coding sequence ATGGCTAGCTTTTCAGGATATCTACCGTATGCATTCGCATTGATCATTGCAATACCTTTTCTGGTTTTGCTGAGGCAGTTTGTACATTCTTATATCACCCTTAAAAATCAGGAAATAAAACTTCTTTCCGTAAAGTCAAACTCTGAAAATAAAGCTCAGGCTTATGAAAGGATGACTTTGTTTATGGAAAGAATAAAACCTTCCAATCTTGTTCAGCGGTTTGATAAAGGGTTGGCGGTTCATGAGTTCATCTTTCTTACCGAAAAAACGATTAATGATGAGTTTGAATACAACTCTTCTCAGCAGCTGTATCTCACAAAAAACTCCTGGCAGAATATTGTTGATGCCAAGCTGGCGGTGATTGATCTGCTTCATAAAACGTATGAAGGTTTGAGTGGTACTACCAGTTTAGAAGAATTTAAAACGGTTTTTATCGTTAATTATATGAACAGTGATGATTATATGGCTTCGACGATGGAAAACCTGAGAAAGGAAATTTTAATTATAGCATAA
- a CDS encoding FkbM family methyltransferase, with translation MSLKNYVSKLVFTNTISNDIKSFIAFIINSKRYSKKFKKNTLEAHNNETFAYHFKSEGKKFTAYLRTFKGDIDIFYEIFWKKTYDTHLSILKEKPKTIVDLGAHVGMTSIYLALKYPDAKIISVEASVENFMLLKHNTASFKNIECIHAAAYFEDGTVYFGNNELSYNQKVSDEGISTPALSVDTLMNQYNLSIIDLLKIDIEGGEIELLSKNNSWIQNIKNIVIEIHKPYTSADFQEDIQPFGFKLKLDENPVLFADKK, from the coding sequence GTGTCTCTCAAAAATTATGTTTCAAAATTGGTGTTTACCAATACTATTTCCAACGATATAAAATCGTTTATTGCTTTTATTATTAACTCTAAAAGATATAGTAAAAAGTTTAAAAAAAATACTCTTGAAGCCCATAATAACGAAACTTTCGCCTACCATTTCAAAAGTGAAGGCAAAAAGTTTACAGCGTATTTGAGAACTTTTAAGGGCGATATTGATATCTTTTATGAGATCTTCTGGAAAAAAACCTATGACACTCATTTAAGTATTCTAAAAGAAAAGCCCAAGACCATTGTAGACTTAGGGGCACATGTTGGTATGACCTCTATTTATTTGGCTCTAAAATATCCGGATGCTAAAATTATCTCCGTGGAAGCTTCTGTTGAAAATTTTATGTTATTAAAGCACAATACCGCGTCATTTAAAAATATTGAATGTATTCATGCGGCCGCCTATTTTGAAGATGGAACTGTTTATTTTGGAAATAACGAACTCTCTTATAATCAAAAAGTTTCTGACGAGGGAATTTCGACACCGGCCCTTTCGGTCGACACTTTAATGAATCAGTACAATCTAAGCATTATTGATTTACTTAAGATTGATATTGAAGGCGGAGAGATTGAGCTGCTTAGTAAAAATAATTCATGGATTCAAAACATCAAAAATATAGTGATTGAAATTCATAAACCTTACACTTCTGCAGATTTCCAAGAGGACATACAACCTTTTGGTTTTAAATTAAAATTGGATGAAAACCCGGTTTTATTCGCAGATAAAAAATAA
- the radC gene encoding RadC family protein, with protein MSIKLLAEDDRPREKFLLKGKNSLSDSELLAIIMGSGNREETAVELARKILTSVDNNWHQLSLLSIKDLMKFKGVGEVKAISIATALEIGRRRAGQEVREKPSISSSKSAYLVLKNHLSDLRTEEFWAVFLNQSNKILHVAQLTQGGISQSIVDIRILFKTALDNFSTGIIIAHNHPSGNLKPSREDTDITQRIKEAGILLNIQLLDHLIITQNSYFSFSDEGLL; from the coding sequence ATGTCCATAAAACTCCTGGCAGAAGATGATCGACCCCGCGAAAAATTTTTACTAAAAGGTAAGAATTCGCTTTCTGATTCTGAGTTATTAGCGATCATCATGGGAAGTGGAAATAGGGAAGAAACGGCAGTAGAGTTGGCAAGAAAAATCTTGACATCCGTTGATAATAATTGGCATCAATTAAGCTTACTTTCGATAAAAGATTTAATGAAATTTAAAGGAGTGGGCGAAGTGAAAGCCATTTCAATTGCCACAGCATTGGAAATCGGAAGGCGGCGAGCCGGACAGGAAGTACGGGAAAAACCAAGTATTTCAAGCAGTAAAAGTGCTTATCTGGTTTTAAAAAATCATTTGTCGGATCTACGGACTGAAGAGTTCTGGGCCGTTTTTCTCAATCAGAGTAATAAGATCCTTCATGTGGCTCAATTAACCCAGGGAGGCATCAGTCAGTCAATCGTTGATATCAGGATATTGTTTAAAACAGCCTTAGACAACTTTTCAACGGGAATTATTATCGCGCACAATCACCCATCGGGAAATCTGAAGCCGAGCCGGGAAGATACCGACATAACACAAAGAATAAAAGAAGCCGGAATATTGTTGAATATTCAGCTTTTAGACCATTTAATTATTACACAAAACTCCTATTTTAGTTTCTCAGACGAAGGATTATTATGA
- a CDS encoding murein L,D-transpeptidase catalytic domain-containing protein encodes MMKHFSFLFLFFLSFAEAQQGNFALPALKISEIRNFIKGKDYNQNIAVFINFKMHSGKYRYFVYDLKNNKILQKAVVAHGEGSVLKNSNALQFSNADGSHQSSLGKYEIRESYNGKFGKAYRLKGLDSTNSNAMNRAIVLHSFYCVPDHESENPACLSFGCPMLSKNAFNETVKYIDQSKKTILLYAFY; translated from the coding sequence ATGATGAAACACTTTTCTTTTTTATTTCTTTTCTTTTTGTCCTTTGCTGAAGCTCAACAAGGTAATTTTGCTTTGCCGGCATTAAAGATTTCGGAAATCAGAAACTTTATTAAAGGAAAGGATTATAATCAGAATATCGCTGTTTTCATTAATTTTAAGATGCATTCGGGAAAGTACCGTTACTTTGTTTATGATTTGAAGAATAACAAAATCTTACAAAAAGCGGTGGTAGCTCATGGAGAAGGATCTGTGTTAAAAAACTCAAATGCTTTGCAATTTAGTAATGCAGATGGTTCTCATCAGTCTTCTTTGGGAAAATATGAAATTCGTGAAAGTTACAACGGAAAATTCGGAAAAGCCTATCGGTTAAAAGGTTTAGACTCTACTAATAGCAACGCGATGAATCGGGCAATTGTCTTACATTCATTCTATTGTGTTCCCGATCATGAGTCTGAGAATCCTGCGTGTTTAAGTTTTGGCTGTCCTATGTTGTCGAAAAATGCGTTTAATGAAACTGTAAAATATATAGACCAATCAAAAAAAACAATACTTTTATATGCTTTTTATTAA
- a CDS encoding ABC transporter ATP-binding protein gives MIKARNIHKSYGNLEVLKGVDIHIKTGEVVSIVGESGAGKSTLLQILGTLDLPTHSKNFDTEIEIDGKSFIHMNDKQLSKFRNENIGFIFQFHQLLPEFTALENVLLPTKIAGSSEKEAIEKAYALFEDLKIEQRVHHKPNQLSGGEAQRVAVARALINAPKIIFADEPTGNLDSKNADDLHRLFFDLRDKYNQTFVIVTHNPNLAEITDRKLVMKDGLIIE, from the coding sequence ATGATTAAAGCAAGAAATATCCATAAGTCCTATGGGAATTTAGAAGTATTGAAAGGTGTTGATATCCATATTAAAACGGGAGAAGTGGTTTCTATCGTTGGAGAGTCAGGCGCCGGGAAATCCACGCTCCTTCAGATTCTGGGTACTCTGGATTTACCGACTCATTCTAAAAACTTTGACACGGAGATTGAAATCGACGGAAAGTCGTTTATTCATATGAATGACAAACAGCTTTCTAAATTCAGAAACGAAAATATAGGGTTTATCTTTCAGTTTCATCAATTACTTCCTGAATTTACGGCTTTGGAGAATGTTTTGCTTCCCACAAAAATTGCGGGTTCCAGTGAGAAGGAAGCGATTGAAAAAGCATATGCATTGTTTGAAGATCTGAAAATAGAACAACGTGTTCATCATAAGCCTAACCAGCTATCGGGTGGAGAAGCGCAGAGGGTAGCTGTGGCGAGAGCTTTGATTAACGCGCCCAAAATTATTTTTGCCGATGAGCCGACAGGAAATTTGGATTCTAAAAATGCAGATGATCTGCATCGGTTGTTTTTTGATTTAAGGGATAAGTATAATCAGACGTTTGTGATTGTTACGCATAATCCCAATCTGGCGGAAATTACAGATCGAAAACTCGTGATGAAAGACGGACTGATTATCGAATAA
- the chrH gene encoding MNIO family chryseobactin maturase: protein MNKPYLGLAMMAEADFVSAILPLLQSNEIDVLEWSFDTFYDAEEPEWLNNLLNFYSENHRLIGHGVYYSLFDAKWNDRQEVWLQKLKKETEKRNYNHVTEHFGFMNMENFHQGIPLPLSLHQKTLQIGKDRLSRLQDVLNVPVGIENLAFSFSMDDVKEQGEFLEKLIEDIDGFLILDLHNLYCQARNFNIDIKDLIKSYPLEKVKEVHLSGGSWQESAYGKDKLIRRDTHDDAIPEELFAVLPYVLSKCKHLEYVIIERLGNTIATEVEREIFFNDFKRVREIINDSDCEFISKSWKKPNFTLDKPLEDQLLFDEQVLLTKMLFDNENPELIKQSFFTYFNTENWDLEMLNTATHIIKKWNPY, encoded by the coding sequence ATGAATAAGCCCTATTTAGGATTGGCTATGATGGCAGAGGCAGATTTTGTTTCTGCTATTTTGCCATTATTACAAAGCAATGAAATTGATGTTTTGGAATGGTCTTTTGATACTTTTTACGATGCTGAAGAACCGGAATGGTTGAATAATCTTCTTAATTTTTATTCTGAAAATCATCGTTTGATTGGTCACGGTGTTTATTATTCGCTATTCGATGCGAAATGGAATGATCGGCAGGAAGTTTGGCTTCAAAAACTAAAAAAGGAAACTGAAAAACGTAACTATAATCATGTTACAGAACATTTTGGTTTTATGAATATGGAAAATTTTCATCAGGGAATTCCTTTGCCGCTTTCTTTACATCAAAAGACGTTGCAGATTGGAAAAGACAGACTTTCAAGATTGCAGGATGTTTTGAATGTTCCTGTGGGTATTGAAAATCTGGCATTTTCTTTTTCGATGGATGATGTAAAGGAGCAGGGTGAATTTTTAGAAAAACTAATCGAAGATATTGATGGTTTCCTAATCCTCGATTTGCATAATCTCTATTGTCAGGCACGTAATTTCAATATTGATATCAAAGATTTAATTAAATCTTATCCTTTAGAAAAGGTGAAAGAAGTTCATCTTTCGGGCGGAAGTTGGCAGGAAAGTGCTTATGGAAAAGACAAACTAATTAGAAGAGATACTCATGATGATGCTATTCCTGAGGAGCTTTTTGCTGTTTTGCCTTATGTTTTATCGAAGTGTAAACATTTGGAATATGTTATTATTGAGCGGCTAGGAAATACAATTGCAACAGAAGTTGAAAGAGAAATATTTTTCAATGATTTTAAAAGAGTTCGGGAAATTATTAATGACTCTGATTGTGAATTTATTTCCAAGAGCTGGAAGAAACCTAATTTTACTTTAGATAAACCCCTGGAAGATCAATTATTATTTGATGAGCAGGTATTGCTGACAAAAATGTTATTCGATAATGAAAATCCTGAACTTATAAAGCAATCTTTTTTTACCTATTTTAATACTGAAAATTGGGATTTGGAAATGCTGAATACGGCGACTCATATTATAAAAAAATGGAACCCTTATTAA
- the chrA gene encoding MNIO class RiPP chryseobasin precursor ChrA, with amino-acid sequence MKIPALLMASLVTVSVSAQTTKPVSKKGKKIVKKEKTAQAPTKAQPAQPIAKKDTVIRRGGYCPACGMG; translated from the coding sequence ATGAAAATTCCAGCACTATTAATGGCGAGTTTGGTAACCGTGAGTGTATCGGCGCAAACTACAAAGCCTGTTTCGAAAAAAGGTAAAAAGATCGTAAAAAAAGAGAAAACGGCTCAGGCTCCGACGAAAGCTCAGCCTGCTCAACCGATTGCTAAAAAAGATACTGTAATACGCCGCGGAGGATATTGTCCTGCATGCGGAATGGGATAA